The nucleotide window GAATAAATAGTATAAAACTTGTGGTATTATGTTGCATATTAAGTTAAGCTGAGCATAATACAACTTGTTTCTCATCAGTAAAATCAGGAAAGAAAACTATATTACAATTTATATGAACAAACTTCTCTCCATATCTTTATTCAGTTTCCTCTTTATTTTATTGCTAATTTGTCATCCCAAAACATCACTTTCGCAAGGAAGTCAGAGTGAACAAGGTACTGTAGATACCAAAATGAAGGAACTTCAAGAAGATCAAGGAGCTCAGCAAGACACGGCTCCTGAGGCTTTGGATGAGATAGTAGATGACAACCAGTCTGAACAACAGAATACTACCCCAGAGCAGCAAACTACCCAGCAGAGTAATGAAACTGAACAAACAGCACAGTCTAGTGCAGAGGATGAATCAATTGTACGCATTTCAAAGGTGCGCATTGAGGGCGCAAACGTTGTAACCAAACAAGAGGTTGAGCAGGTAATAGGTACTGAGTTTCCATCAATTAGATTTTGGGTTAAAAAACCTGAATTTGATGAAGAAGTCTTAAAAGACGACATGATAAGGATCCAAAGGCTTTATGCAAATAATGGATACTATGATGCCAATGCCACATTTGAGACCAAATATAATGACGAAGGCACAAGAGTAGAGATTACAATTAAGATTGAAGAGGGAGATCCGGTAATACTAACGGATATTGATCTTAGTTTTGAGGGCGATTTGTCCGAGGGCATAAAAGAGCAAATAAAAAAGGCCATACCTCTTAAAATAAATGAAACTTTTTCCCCTAACGGCTATCAGCAAACTAAGGGCGTTATATCAGAAATTCTTTCCAACAACGGTTATCCAAAATCAGAGATCGAAGGAGAGGCGTTGGTTAACAGAAGGGAAAAGTGGGCTAGAGCAAAATTTATAATAAAGCCGGGACTTGTATACACATTTGGTGTAATAAAGGTAGAGGGAAATGAAAAAGTTGCCAGCTATATCATTGAAAGAGAGGCTGAGTTTAAGCAGGGTGAGACCTTTAATTTAAGTAAGATTAACCAAACACAATCAAATATATTTCAGCTCGGGTTATTTAGATCTGTCGTTATAGATCCGGTTTATGACGATGATAAGCAAATTGCCGATGTCGCCATTGTAGTTAAAGAGCGTAAGCAAGGCTCTGTTAAAATTGGCGGCGGATTTGGGACAGAGGATAAGCTAAGAGGTCAGCTGATATGGACCCAGAGAAACTTTTTTGGGGGCGGCAGACGACTTGAAGTGTCGGCAAAAGCCTCCTTTATAACCCAAAGAATTGAAACTTCTGTAATTCAGCCATTTATAATAGGTAAAAACTCTGAGCTTTCAGGCACCCTTAACTTCCAAAGAGATGATGTTCCTTCATTTAAGGGAAGAAGTTTTCTTGCCTCGGCCGCACTAACAAAAGACTTCTGGAAATACTACTCGGTTTTCGGATCGCTTAATGTTCAATTCTCAAATGTTCAAGACAGCGCAACCAGAACTCCTGAGGAGAGAAGCCGTGAGAACTTTTTTCTTACTTTTATTAACCTTGGCTTTGAAAGAGATACTACCGATAATATTCTAAACCCTACTACCGGTACCGTCATCTCTACAGGTCTCGAATCTTCCTTCAGAGCACTGGGCTCAGATGTGAACTATTTAAAAGGAACCGTTGAGCTTAGGGGATATAGAAAATATTGGGATATTGTTTTTGCAAAAAAATTCACAATAGGAGTTATTCAACCCTTTGGGGAAACACAGACCTTGGACGTTCCTATCTTTAAGAGGTTCTTTGCTGGCGGCAGTACCAGCATGAGGGGTTTTCCATTTCAGAAGTTGGGCCCACTTGATGATAACAATGATCCTCTAGGCGGTAACTCCCTTTTGGTTGGAAGCTTTGAAGTCAGGTATCCGATCTACGGAGATTTTGGAGGCGTTGCCTTTTTTGATTATGGTAATGTGTATACCGAAGAATGGAGCTTCCCTCTTGATAGGCTAAAGTATGCTCCTGGTTTGGGTCTTAGATATGATACGCTGATCGGTCCTGTGAGGTTTGATGTGGGCTATGCACTAAACCCTGAGCCTGGAATAAGAAGAATTCAGTTCTTTATCAGTATAGGTCAGGCATTCTAAGAATTTCATCTATTTTTGTTTAAAGACAAGCGCTACCCATTCTTTCTCCCCATATTCCTCAATTAATTTATATCCAAGATCATCGAATTTGTCGATTGCTCGGTCTTTTTGCTCATCTTTAATCCCAGACAAGACGATAGTGCCAGATGGATTCGCTTTACTTTTTATGTCATCGCTTATCGCGACTATGGAGTCGATTAAAATATTTGCCACTACTAGGTCAAACTGGCCTGGTACTTCTTCTATGGAGCCCAAAAGGATTTTGATTTTTGAAGTAAAGCCGTTTTGTTCAACATTGGAATTGGCTTCCAGTGTAATAGCATTGTCTATATCAACGCCGACAATATACTCTGCCCCTAGCAGAGCAGCCGCAATCGATAAAACTGCGCTTCCGCATCCCACATCCAGCACGGTTTCAATCTCTTCTTCTTTAAAAACTTTCTCCAGAGCCGCTATACAGAGCTTTGTTGTTGGGTGATCCCCCTTACCAAAGGCCCACCCGGGGTTTATTTCAATCTCCTTAATTTCGCCGTTTGGAAGATTTACCCTAATATTAGAAGTGTCTGGATAGTACTCAAATACTGCGACTTTGCTCATTATTTACTCTTACAATCATACATGTGATGAAGGAATATTACCTGTGCCGGTTGAAGGCGGATCCTTGTCTACTGACTCTTGGTCCTCGGATTTTTTATTATCAGTTGAGTCATCTTTCTCAACTTCAAATTCAATTGATTCTTTTAATTCATCTTTTGCCCTTTCGAGCTCTCTCATACCTCTTCCAATAGTTCTGGCAATTTTAGGGATTTCCTTTGGACCAAGGAGAAGCAGGGCAATTACTAATACTATTAGAATTTCAGTTGTTCCGATTCCAAACATTATGTTCACCAAGATAAACTGTCTATGCTTCAAAGGCTACCCCATTGTAGATCTATCTTCAATAATCTATGTCCGTCTGAGCAGCTTTAACTACTACTCTTTTTCTATAAATAGAGTAAAATGATTCAAGCTAAAAAGATAAATTTTATAGGATAGGAGAGTCAAAATGAAAGCAATAATATATCACGAAGTCGGCGAAGTAGATGTACTAAAGCACCAAGATGTAGATGTGCCTCAAATAGGGGATGATGAAGT belongs to Thermodesulfobacteriota bacterium and includes:
- a CDS encoding 50S ribosomal protein L11 methyltransferase; this encodes MSKVAVFEYYPDTSNIRVNLPNGEIKEIEINPGWAFGKGDHPTTKLCIAALEKVFKEEEIETVLDVGCGSAVLSIAAALLGAEYIVGVDIDNAITLEANSNVEQNGFTSKIKILLGSIEEVPGQFDLVVANILIDSIVAISDDIKSKANPSGTIVLSGIKDEQKDRAIDKFDDLGYKLIEEYGEKEWVALVFKQK
- the bamA gene encoding outer membrane protein assembly factor BamA — encoded protein: MKELQEDQGAQQDTAPEALDEIVDDNQSEQQNTTPEQQTTQQSNETEQTAQSSAEDESIVRISKVRIEGANVVTKQEVEQVIGTEFPSIRFWVKKPEFDEEVLKDDMIRIQRLYANNGYYDANATFETKYNDEGTRVEITIKIEEGDPVILTDIDLSFEGDLSEGIKEQIKKAIPLKINETFSPNGYQQTKGVISEILSNNGYPKSEIEGEALVNRREKWARAKFIIKPGLVYTFGVIKVEGNEKVASYIIEREAEFKQGETFNLSKINQTQSNIFQLGLFRSVVIDPVYDDDKQIADVAIVVKERKQGSVKIGGGFGTEDKLRGQLIWTQRNFFGGGRRLEVSAKASFITQRIETSVIQPFIIGKNSELSGTLNFQRDDVPSFKGRSFLASAALTKDFWKYYSVFGSLNVQFSNVQDSATRTPEERSRENFFLTFINLGFERDTTDNILNPTTGTVISTGLESSFRALGSDVNYLKGTVELRGYRKYWDIVFAKKFTIGVIQPFGETQTLDVPIFKRFFAGGSTSMRGFPFQKLGPLDDNNDPLGGNSLLVGSFEVRYPIYGDFGGVAFFDYGNVYTEEWSFPLDRLKYAPGLGLRYDTLIGPVRFDVGYALNPEPGIRRIQFFISIGQAF
- a CDS encoding twin-arginine translocase TatA/TatE family subunit; the protein is MKHRQFILVNIMFGIGTTEILIVLVIALLLLGPKEIPKIARTIGRGMRELERAKDELKESIEFEVEKDDSTDNKKSEDQESVDKDPPSTGTGNIPSSHV